The following are from one region of the Atribacterota bacterium genome:
- the groES gene encoding co-chaperone GroES, translating to MKIKPLGDRILVKRVEEEEVRKGGIILPDTAKEKPQQGKVVAVGTGKVDENGNRKPLEVKEGDKVLFGKYAGTEVKVDEEEYLIMREDDILGIIED from the coding sequence ATGAAGATTAAACCGTTAGGAGATCGAATCTTGGTAAAACGAGTCGAGGAAGAAGAAGTTAGAAAGGGTGGAATTATTCTTCCCGACACCGCCAAAGAGAAACCACAGCAGGGAAAGGTTGTCGCTGTGGGCACGGGCAAAGTTGATGAAAATGGAAACCGCAAACCTTTGGAAGTGAAAGAAGGTGACAAGGTTCTCTTTGGGAAATATGCCGGTACCGAGGTAAAGGTTGACGAAGAAGAATACCTTATTATGCGTGAAGATGACATTTTAGGAATTATCGAAGACTGA
- the groL gene encoding chaperonin GroEL (60 kDa chaperone family; promotes refolding of misfolded polypeptides especially under stressful conditions; forms two stacked rings of heptamers to form a barrel-shaped 14mer; ends can be capped by GroES; misfolded proteins enter the barrel where they are refolded when GroES binds), with protein sequence MAKQILFEEEARQAVLRGVKVLADAVKVTLGPKGRNVIIEKKFGSPTITKDGVTVAKEIELSDPNENVGAQLVKEVASKTSDVAGDGTTTATVLAESIYREGLRNVAAGSNPVLLKRGIDKAVEAVVSKLRDMSKEVSDRKEIAQVASIAANNDESIGSIIADAMEKVGKDGVITVEEAKGLETTLEVVEGLQFDRGYLSPYFITDPERMEVVLENPYILIYEKKISAVKDLLPILEKVVQRGKPILIIAEDVEGEALATLVVNKLKGVISCAAVKAPGFGDRRKAMLEDIAIVTGGRFISEDLGIKLENITIEDLGQARKVVVDKENTTIVEGAGKRENIVARMNQIKKQIEETTSDYDREKLQERLAKIAGGVAVIRVGAATEAEMKEKKARVEDALHATRAAVEEGIVPGGGVALIRCTSAIDALNLSGDEKVGALIVRKALEEPAKMIAENAGEEGSVIVERIKSASNPNLGFNALTGEFVDMIQAGVIDPVKVVRTALQNAASVASVMLTTESVVTEIPEKEKTPPVPPTPEY encoded by the coding sequence ATGGCCAAACAAATTCTCTTTGAAGAAGAAGCGCGGCAGGCTGTTTTGCGTGGTGTAAAAGTCCTGGCCGATGCTGTAAAAGTGACCCTCGGTCCTAAAGGAAGAAACGTCATTATCGAGAAGAAATTCGGATCTCCGACTATTACCAAAGATGGCGTGACCGTGGCCAAGGAGATAGAACTTTCTGACCCCAACGAAAACGTTGGTGCGCAGCTTGTGAAGGAAGTTGCGTCGAAGACCAGTGACGTTGCCGGTGACGGAACCACCACGGCTACGGTTCTTGCAGAAAGTATTTACCGGGAAGGGTTGCGGAACGTTGCAGCCGGATCAAACCCAGTATTACTCAAACGGGGTATCGATAAAGCTGTTGAGGCGGTAGTCAGTAAACTACGGGACATGAGCAAAGAGGTCAGCGATCGTAAGGAAATTGCCCAGGTCGCTTCAATTGCTGCGAACAACGATGAATCCATTGGAAGCATTATTGCCGATGCTATGGAGAAAGTTGGGAAAGATGGCGTCATCACAGTTGAGGAAGCAAAGGGTTTAGAAACGACGTTAGAAGTTGTAGAAGGGTTGCAATTTGATCGTGGATACCTCTCTCCTTACTTCATTACTGACCCAGAAAGAATGGAAGTCGTGTTGGAGAACCCTTATATCCTTATCTACGAAAAGAAAATCTCGGCAGTGAAGGACCTTCTCCCAATTTTGGAAAAAGTGGTTCAGAGAGGGAAACCTATCCTCATCATTGCTGAAGATGTGGAAGGCGAAGCCCTGGCAACTCTGGTGGTGAATAAGCTCAAGGGTGTTATCAGTTGTGCAGCGGTCAAAGCTCCTGGTTTCGGTGATCGCCGGAAGGCAATGCTCGAAGACATTGCCATTGTTACTGGTGGTCGGTTCATCTCTGAAGACCTGGGTATTAAACTGGAAAACATTACCATTGAAGACCTTGGACAGGCTCGCAAGGTGGTTGTTGACAAAGAGAATACCACCATTGTGGAAGGCGCTGGGAAACGTGAAAATATCGTAGCGAGGATGAACCAGATCAAAAAGCAGATTGAGGAAACCACCTCTGATTATGATCGGGAGAAGCTCCAGGAAAGACTAGCCAAGATCGCTGGTGGTGTAGCAGTCATTCGAGTTGGCGCAGCAACCGAAGCCGAAATGAAGGAGAAGAAGGCCAGAGTTGAAGATGCTCTCCATGCCACTCGAGCAGCGGTGGAAGAAGGAATTGTTCCTGGCGGTGGCGTGGCCCTGATTCGCTGCACTTCGGCCATTGATGCTTTGAATCTAAGCGGTGATGAGAAGGTTGGAGCCCTGATTGTCAGAAAAGCGCTGGAAGAACCAGCTAAGATGATCGCTGAAAACGCTGGTGAAGAGGGTTCGGTGATTGTGGAACGGATTAAATCTGCCAGCAATCCCAATTTGGGCTTCAACGCCTTAACCGGCGAGTTTGTCGACATGATTCAGGCGGGAGTTATTGATCCAGTCAAAGTTGTTCGCACCGCCTTGCAGAACGCAGCCAGCGTCGCTTCGGTGATGCTGACCACTGAGTCTGTGGTGACTGAAATCCCGGAAAAGGAGAAAACTCCCCCGGTTCCGCCGACGCCAGAGTACTGA
- a CDS encoding FmdB family zinc ribbon protein encodes MPIYEYECLECGKVFEEFQSFSDKPVSQCPFCKGKVKRLISRSVGFVFKGSGFYSTDYRGSGSKSSSSSCSTCSSSSCSTCGTSGNTTNNGSKS; translated from the coding sequence ATGCCAATTTATGAGTACGAGTGTTTGGAATGTGGCAAAGTTTTTGAGGAATTTCAATCTTTTAGTGATAAACCTGTTTCACAGTGTCCATTTTGTAAAGGAAAAGTAAAACGTTTGATTAGTAGAAGTGTGGGTTTTGTTTTTAAGGGTTCTGGTTTTTACTCTACAGACTATCGAGGCTCGGGTTCGAAAAGTAGCAGCTCAAGTTGCAGTACCTGTTCTTCTTCAAGCTGTTCAACTTGTGGCACTTCTGGGAACACCACGAATAACGGATCCAAATCCTGA
- a CDS encoding zinc ribbon domain-containing protein: MNFLGYTLILGVLVLVGVLWGVKRKGGQVSVEEFWKAKEEEYGERRVLSGFTRYLGGHPRFEKVTDGLLFLMSRSLWFENFEKGPNIFGFTMPFEKVVFRVPLQRISTIESTSEKDFEDTNFGNRLFRYQRLSRKPAYLTVNYVDEWGKSQTLYFDSMVDIKNWQEEFAKAKAACPPEEEPQTDVGVCPKCGKKVSPDFKLCPYCGCKLS; the protein is encoded by the coding sequence ATGAACTTTCTAGGATATACCCTGATTTTGGGTGTCTTAGTTCTGGTTGGGGTGCTCTGGGGCGTTAAGAGAAAAGGAGGCCAGGTGTCGGTTGAGGAGTTCTGGAAAGCAAAGGAAGAGGAATACGGAGAACGTCGAGTGCTTTCCGGTTTTACTCGTTACTTAGGAGGCCATCCCCGGTTTGAGAAAGTAACCGATGGCCTCCTTTTTTTAATGTCTCGTAGCTTATGGTTTGAAAATTTTGAGAAAGGTCCAAATATTTTTGGTTTCACCATGCCCTTTGAAAAAGTTGTTTTTCGAGTACCGCTACAAAGGATTTCTACCATAGAGTCGACTTCTGAAAAGGATTTTGAAGATACGAATTTTGGGAATCGTCTTTTCCGTTACCAGCGCTTGAGTCGTAAACCCGCCTATTTGACTGTAAATTACGTTGATGAATGGGGAAAGTCTCAAACGCTCTATTTTGATAGTATGGTGGATATTAAAAACTGGCAAGAGGAGTTTGCAAAAGCAAAGGCTGCGTGTCCCCCGGAAGAGGAACCCCAGACTGACGTTGGTGTGTGTCCCAAGTGTGGTAAAAAAGTTTCGCCCGATTTTAAGCTTTGCCCCTACTGTGGGTGTAAGCTTTCCTAA
- a CDS encoding P1 family peptidase gives MGHYEDLKKATGCTVFLFFDPNRAVVSIRGGAPGSRELEALSPGRLVESVDAIVLSGGSAFGLSCSSGVVEFLQERGRGFKTLRGVVPIVAQAVIYDLEVGEWAFPTPEWGYLACGKAREVVIEGSVGAGTGATVGKMGGMGRAIKGGFGKGEAETRQGRIWAFVVTNSLGNIYSPYSGEIVAGWKEEKGEGISLSPFNTTLAVVVVEADCSREELLQFANVVHSALATCIRPFATLYDGDVIFLVSLKRKKLVDYLSLVGGIYHSVTEAVISSVTRATSVANIPTCGMCR, from the coding sequence GTGGGGCATTACGAAGATCTGAAAAAGGCTACCGGTTGCACCGTATTCCTCTTTTTCGATCCCAATCGGGCTGTGGTTTCAATACGTGGTGGAGCACCTGGGAGCCGGGAGCTGGAAGCCCTTTCCCCGGGGCGTCTTGTGGAAAGTGTCGATGCCATTGTTCTGAGTGGAGGGAGTGCTTTCGGTCTTTCCTGTAGCTCTGGGGTCGTTGAATTTCTGCAGGAACGAGGGAGGGGCTTTAAAACACTCCGAGGAGTTGTTCCCATTGTTGCCCAGGCCGTGATTTATGACCTTGAGGTTGGTGAATGGGCTTTTCCGACCCCAGAATGGGGGTATCTTGCTTGTGGAAAAGCGCGCGAGGTGGTTATTGAAGGCAGTGTTGGTGCGGGGACTGGAGCCACGGTGGGTAAAATGGGAGGCATGGGAAGGGCCATTAAAGGGGGATTTGGAAAGGGTGAAGCAGAAACCCGGCAGGGCCGGATATGGGCTTTTGTTGTGACGAATTCTCTGGGAAATATTTATTCTCCTTATTCCGGAGAGATTGTGGCTGGATGGAAAGAGGAAAAGGGAGAAGGCATTTCGCTTTCTCCTTTTAATACCACGCTGGCGGTGGTGGTTGTTGAAGCCGATTGTTCTCGGGAAGAACTCCTCCAATTTGCGAATGTGGTTCACTCGGCCCTGGCCACCTGTATTCGTCCTTTTGCCACCCTCTACGATGGGGATGTCATTTTTCTCGTTTCCTTGAAAAGAAAGAAGCTTGTTGACTACTTGTCTCTGGTAGGAGGGATTTACCATAGTGTCACCGAAGCGGTCATTTCCTCGGTGACCAGGGCAACCAGTGTGGCGAATATCCCAACCTGTGGAATGTGCCGCTGA